The following proteins come from a genomic window of Phycisphaeraceae bacterium:
- a CDS encoding Gfo/Idh/MocA family oxidoreductase yields the protein MSSEPIRYAVVGLGRAGWDIHVKSLRDRADAKIVAVVDPVQERRDEAAVAFGCKTYTSLSRVLKQSDIEVVVIATPSVMHCSDTKKSLKAGKHVVVEKPMAMSVAEADSMIRVANETGKKLFVHQNYRFFPEFHHLKGVIESGILGRLYHIRYSLINFSRRNDWQTLVRNGGGVLNNTCPHSIDQAIQFAGAPIKDCLGDLQQIASAGDVEDHVKALMRAENGVTIDMEVSSAQNLGTAPYKWVLSGTCGTLVMDGAKSTIRWFDPQAAPPLEVVDGPAADRKYGNADKLPWQEKTVDATAPVSCNFYDNVFGVIRRGEPQVITSESVREVIRVIALIRKGTRFPGKVTTNAPAASV from the coding sequence ATGAGTAGTGAACCGATTCGTTATGCCGTCGTGGGGCTTGGCCGGGCGGGATGGGACATTCACGTCAAGTCGCTGCGTGATCGTGCGGACGCCAAAATCGTGGCAGTGGTCGATCCCGTCCAGGAACGGCGAGACGAAGCCGCGGTTGCTTTCGGGTGCAAGACCTACACGAGTCTTTCCCGTGTGCTGAAGCAATCGGATATCGAGGTCGTGGTGATTGCGACGCCTTCGGTCATGCACTGCAGTGACACGAAAAAATCACTCAAGGCAGGCAAGCATGTCGTCGTTGAAAAACCGATGGCGATGAGTGTGGCCGAGGCGGACAGCATGATCCGTGTCGCCAACGAAACGGGCAAGAAGCTGTTTGTTCACCAGAACTATCGATTTTTCCCGGAGTTTCACCATCTCAAAGGCGTGATTGAGTCCGGTATTCTCGGCCGCTTGTATCACATCCGATACAGCTTGATCAATTTTTCCCGTCGCAACGATTGGCAGACACTGGTACGCAATGGCGGCGGTGTCTTGAACAACACCTGCCCACACTCGATTGATCAGGCGATCCAGTTTGCAGGTGCTCCGATCAAGGATTGCCTGGGGGACCTCCAGCAGATTGCGTCGGCAGGAGATGTCGAAGACCACGTTAAGGCACTCATGCGTGCGGAAAACGGCGTGACCATCGATATGGAAGTGTCATCAGCGCAGAACCTCGGAACTGCCCCTTATAAGTGGGTGCTCAGCGGCACTTGCGGCACCTTGGTGATGGATGGCGCAAAATCGACGATTCGCTGGTTCGATCCCCAGGCTGCACCTCCTCTGGAAGTAGTCGATGGTCCGGCTGCGGATCGCAAATACGGCAATGCGGACAAACTCCCCTGGCAGGAAAAAACGGTCGATGCAACCGCGCCAGTGTCGTGCAATTTTTATGACAACGTGTTTGGCGTGATCCGACGCGGCGAGCCGCAGGTAATCACCAGCGAGTCGGTGCGCGAGGTCATCCGCGTCATAGCCTTGATCCGCAAAGGCACACGGTTTCCGGGGAAAGTGACGACCAATGCTCCCGCAGCCAGCGTCTGA
- a CDS encoding flippase-like domain-containing protein, producing the protein MALVKRPLWMRFAGLALGMVLVAAAAWFALRHVDLSLLKSAAPWQVTAILTAVVANILVTATLFWVVTKSFDTHPPVTWTQMRALVAASGLLNYLGIQAGSISRAAYLKARNNLPVMQSVAIQLVVVSVSTVVSGVVALTLVGLSGHFSQGFALTATIVGVVGCALVTSPIAKGMLRRPLVSAWSWAPLKALDLALTALRVWVSFQIVGREISPSAALAMAGGIAVVNLLSVTPNGLGLREWAVAVMASVIDPSLWAVAMVATLVDRALEAIVLIVTGLASVVVLRRP; encoded by the coding sequence ATGGCACTGGTGAAAAGGCCGTTGTGGATGCGGTTTGCCGGACTGGCTCTCGGTATGGTACTGGTGGCAGCTGCGGCTTGGTTTGCGTTGAGACATGTCGATCTTTCGCTGCTCAAGAGTGCTGCGCCGTGGCAGGTTACGGCCATTCTCACAGCGGTGGTCGCCAACATTCTGGTGACGGCGACGCTGTTCTGGGTGGTGACAAAATCTTTCGACACTCATCCGCCGGTGACATGGACACAGATGCGGGCATTGGTCGCCGCAAGCGGATTGTTGAATTATCTCGGAATTCAAGCCGGTTCTATCAGCAGAGCTGCTTATCTCAAAGCCCGCAACAATCTGCCGGTGATGCAATCGGTTGCCATCCAATTGGTGGTGGTATCGGTGAGCACCGTGGTTTCGGGTGTCGTTGCCTTGACGCTGGTCGGTCTGAGCGGACATTTCAGCCAAGGGTTTGCATTGACGGCAACTATCGTCGGCGTGGTAGGGTGCGCCCTGGTGACATCTCCAATCGCAAAAGGAATGCTTCGCCGCCCACTCGTATCAGCCTGGTCATGGGCCCCGTTAAAAGCACTCGATCTGGCGTTGACTGCGTTACGGGTATGGGTGTCGTTTCAGATCGTCGGCCGGGAAATTTCACCATCCGCTGCCTTAGCAATGGCGGGGGGAATAGCCGTGGTGAATCTGCTTAGCGTCACACCCAACGGACTGGGCTTGCGTGAATGGGCGGTCGCAGTGATGGCGTCCGTCATCGATCCATCACTATGGGCGGTTGCGATGGTGGCGACACTGGTTGACCGCGCACTCGAAGCAATCGTACTCATTGTGACAGGGCTGGCATCAGTGGTGGTTTTGCGACGGCCGTAA
- a CDS encoding isocitrate/isopropylmalate dehydrogenase family protein → MPTHHIVLIPGDGIGPEVTTAVKKIFTAAQAPVEWVEHHAGITALKLGKAVLPEETIEAIAHHKVALKGPVTTPVGEGFTSINVSLRKKLNLYAAVRPVRSLPGIKTRYENVDLVIVRENTEGLYSGVENEIAPGIVMSMKVASEAACLRIAHWAFRYATKRKRKKVTVFHKANIMKMTDGLLLRCAQRINEDEYPNIEYQSLIIDAGCMKLVQDPSQFDVLLMENLYGDVVSDLAAGLVGGLGVVPGANIGDDGAVFEAVHGSAPDIAGKGIANPLAILMSAAMMLNYLADIKHDENSRKVATKLKDAYNLALSDGKKTRDLGGELSTEQFTHAVIERLKG, encoded by the coding sequence ATGCCAACGCATCACATAGTTCTCATTCCCGGAGACGGGATCGGGCCTGAGGTCACGACGGCTGTCAAAAAAATCTTCACCGCGGCCCAGGCACCGGTGGAGTGGGTCGAGCACCACGCAGGCATCACCGCATTGAAGCTGGGCAAGGCTGTGCTGCCCGAAGAAACCATCGAGGCCATCGCGCATCACAAGGTTGCGCTCAAAGGGCCGGTGACCACGCCTGTCGGCGAAGGCTTCACGTCCATTAACGTCTCACTCCGAAAAAAACTCAACCTCTACGCTGCGGTAAGGCCGGTGCGCAGCTTGCCGGGGATCAAGACCCGATACGAAAACGTGGACCTCGTCATCGTACGGGAGAACACCGAGGGGCTGTACAGCGGCGTCGAAAATGAAATCGCGCCGGGGATCGTCATGAGCATGAAGGTCGCGTCCGAGGCGGCGTGTCTCCGCATCGCACATTGGGCGTTTCGTTACGCCACCAAACGCAAGCGGAAAAAAGTCACCGTCTTCCACAAGGCGAACATCATGAAGATGACGGACGGACTGCTCCTGCGTTGCGCTCAGCGCATCAACGAGGACGAGTATCCGAATATCGAGTATCAATCCCTGATTATCGATGCCGGCTGCATGAAACTCGTCCAGGATCCCTCACAGTTCGATGTGCTGCTGATGGAAAATCTCTACGGCGACGTGGTGAGTGATCTGGCAGCTGGACTTGTCGGCGGACTAGGTGTCGTACCCGGAGCAAATATCGGTGACGACGGAGCTGTGTTCGAGGCAGTTCATGGCTCCGCGCCGGATATTGCCGGCAAAGGTATCGCCAATCCGCTGGCGATCCTGATGTCAGCTGCGATGATGCTCAACTACCTCGCCGACATCAAACACGATGAGAACAGCCGCAAGGTCGCAACGAAGCTTAAGGACGCATACAACCTCGCGCTGTCAGACGGGAAAAAGACACGCGACCTGGGTGGCGAACTATCCACCGAGCAATTCACCCACGCGGTGATTGAGCGATTGAAAGGCTGA
- the sppA gene encoding signal peptide peptidase SppA, with product MAENNDRPASPPPHTLPPPPPGYPPMMFSQPPRRASFWGRIGTGLLTSLFFLSILLNIYLGAYFASSISGPTEKPYLAGDTDHRFVILDVTGLIDESTAAYVRDSLKELRNNKPAAVILRVDSGGGTVAASDIIAHDIEQFRRDTGVPVVASFGGIAASGGYYISAQCDKIVAEPTCITGSIGVIAQIVTVDKLLEKVGVTPEVIVATDSKKKDVANNIMRHWDDQDRDKVRMILDNAHARFVDVVYNGRQKYFGSRDEVKALATGEVFTSDQAKQNKLIDQVGYLDDAINEAKTLAKLDVTKTYAVTRMSARQGLSISFSSAKQMTLDTSELRRMLGDLASPRIEYRWSYWGGQ from the coding sequence ATGGCTGAAAATAATGATCGTCCTGCCAGTCCGCCGCCGCACACGCTGCCCCCGCCTCCGCCGGGATACCCACCCATGATGTTCAGCCAGCCGCCGCGGCGGGCGTCGTTCTGGGGGCGCATCGGCACGGGATTGCTCACGAGCCTTTTCTTTCTGTCGATACTCCTGAATATCTATCTTGGAGCCTATTTTGCGTCATCGATCTCCGGGCCGACCGAGAAACCCTACCTCGCCGGTGATACCGATCACCGCTTCGTCATCCTGGATGTCACAGGCTTGATCGATGAATCGACGGCTGCCTACGTTCGTGATTCGCTCAAAGAGTTGCGCAACAACAAGCCGGCGGCGGTTATTCTGCGTGTGGATTCCGGAGGCGGTACGGTCGCTGCGTCAGATATCATCGCGCATGACATCGAGCAGTTTCGCCGCGACACGGGTGTGCCGGTCGTCGCCAGCTTTGGTGGTATTGCAGCCAGCGGTGGTTACTACATCTCCGCTCAATGCGACAAGATCGTCGCCGAGCCGACCTGCATCACCGGAAGTATCGGCGTGATCGCACAGATTGTGACCGTGGACAAGCTACTCGAAAAAGTAGGAGTCACGCCTGAAGTGATCGTGGCCACCGACTCAAAGAAAAAGGACGTGGCCAACAACATCATGAGACATTGGGATGATCAGGATCGTGACAAAGTACGGATGATCCTCGACAACGCGCATGCGCGGTTTGTCGATGTGGTTTACAACGGGCGACAAAAGTATTTTGGCTCACGTGATGAAGTCAAAGCACTGGCTACAGGTGAAGTGTTCACATCAGACCAGGCCAAGCAGAACAAGCTGATCGACCAGGTCGGATACCTTGATGACGCAATCAATGAAGCCAAGACACTGGCCAAGCTCGATGTGACCAAAACTTACGCGGTGACACGAATGAGTGCCAGACAGGGACTCAGCATCAGTTTTTCATCGGCCAAGCAGATGACTCTGGATACCAGCGAGCTTCGTCGCATGCTGGGTGATCTAGCCTCTCCTCGGATCGAGTATCGCTGGAGCTATTGGGGGGGCCAATAG
- a CDS encoding M48 family metalloprotease → MQIFVLALMLGVFAHDARPGLFHSAAAIDGWLVTVIVVFPKLALGSLYWLACRYTRERIAKPDGRKTLKRLEWLTTSFRFLALMLFGLDLYVGTLDHIRYLLAGPGGNPIIIDELLVILPTLVLAAFSWWAYYPIDRRMREAALIARLDSGQPINPIWTRGQYLLAQFRHQMVIMLAPLLVLVAWREIVDRYGGDIASGIDTKTILLVAGSGGLLFFAPVMIRHLWDTTPLPDGELRHRLLLLCKTHRVGVRQLLLWRTFGGMINAAVMGLMAPVRYILLTDALLEQVPVAQVEAVMAHEVAHVRKHHLPWLLVVLLAVAGSVMTLWEFVLFGGAEWLEHSASPQLAGYGQWLTSQQDVMSACAAMGTLATGVAIFGWISRRFERQADTFAVQHLSIHDSSAEASQPVITQPAIETMAGALQAVADLNHINTQRRSWRHGSIAWRQSYLQSLAGQRTDKLRIDREVFWIKAISAAIVVGLVLMEVDLRDFMKF, encoded by the coding sequence ATGCAGATCTTCGTACTGGCTCTGATGCTTGGGGTATTCGCCCACGATGCCCGGCCGGGCTTATTCCACTCAGCCGCGGCCATCGACGGATGGCTGGTTACGGTTATCGTCGTTTTTCCCAAGCTCGCACTTGGGAGCCTGTATTGGCTCGCCTGCCGTTACACACGGGAGCGAATCGCCAAGCCCGACGGACGCAAAACACTCAAGCGGCTCGAGTGGCTCACCACGAGCTTCCGTTTCCTCGCACTGATGTTATTCGGCCTCGATCTTTACGTCGGCACACTCGACCATATCCGCTATCTGCTCGCCGGGCCGGGTGGTAATCCGATCATTATTGATGAACTGCTCGTCATTCTTCCCACGCTGGTGCTTGCTGCATTCAGTTGGTGGGCGTATTACCCGATTGATCGGCGAATGCGTGAAGCTGCACTGATCGCCCGTCTGGACTCAGGCCAGCCAATCAATCCCATCTGGACGCGAGGGCAATATCTGCTCGCACAGTTTCGCCACCAGATGGTGATTATGCTCGCACCGCTTCTGGTTCTGGTCGCTTGGAGAGAGATTGTCGATCGCTATGGTGGCGACATTGCCAGTGGAATTGACACAAAAACCATCCTCCTCGTGGCAGGGTCCGGCGGCCTGCTCTTTTTCGCTCCCGTCATGATTCGACACCTCTGGGACACCACACCCCTGCCCGACGGAGAACTACGCCATCGGCTGCTGCTTCTGTGTAAGACTCATCGCGTGGGTGTCCGGCAATTACTCCTCTGGCGCACATTCGGCGGAATGATCAACGCCGCGGTCATGGGCCTGATGGCTCCGGTGCGATACATCCTGCTCACTGACGCGCTCCTCGAGCAGGTCCCGGTAGCTCAGGTAGAAGCCGTAATGGCACACGAGGTCGCCCACGTGCGAAAACATCACCTTCCCTGGCTGCTCGTGGTGCTGCTTGCCGTTGCAGGATCTGTGATGACCCTGTGGGAGTTCGTGTTATTTGGCGGCGCGGAATGGCTCGAACATTCCGCCTCCCCGCAGTTGGCTGGCTACGGCCAATGGCTGACCAGTCAGCAAGATGTCATGTCCGCCTGCGCCGCGATGGGCACCCTTGCAACCGGCGTCGCAATCTTCGGCTGGATCTCACGTCGATTTGAACGACAGGCTGACACTTTCGCGGTTCAGCATTTGTCGATACACGATTCATCGGCTGAGGCTTCACAGCCGGTCATCACCCAGCCAGCCATCGAGACAATGGCTGGAGCATTGCAAGCGGTAGCGGACCTTAACCACATCAACACCCAGCGGCGAAGCTGGCGGCACGGATCCATCGCTTGGCGACAGTCCTATTTACAAAGCCTCGCCGGCCAGCGCACCGACAAGCTGCGGATCGACCGCGAGGTCTTCTGGATCAAAGCCATCTCCGCAGCCATCGTCGTCGGACTTGTGCTGATGGAGGTGGACCTCCGCGACTTCATGAAGTTTTGA
- a CDS encoding diaminopimelate epimerase codes for MRFTKMHGIGNDYVYINGFEERITDPSALAVKLADRHFGIGGDGLIIVAPPSPGSNADVRMRMFNADGSESEMCGNGVRCVCKLAHDRTITRANPMKVETGRGVLTLRYQTDTHGKVSQITVDMGEPILEAGRIPVSIPGIKDGDRVINIPIDPASLLLPGVPRGWAAACGLEANLTAVSMGNPHITIYVKDVNHVPLETIGPILEKHSWFPRRINVHFVQVHSSSEVTMRTWERGSGITLACGTGASSVCVAGVLTRKTGRTILAHLPGGDLTLEWKESDNHVLMTGPATEVFTGEIPL; via the coding sequence ATGCGCTTCACAAAGATGCACGGCATAGGCAACGACTATGTCTATATCAACGGTTTTGAAGAGCGAATCACGGATCCCTCCGCCTTGGCGGTGAAGCTGGCGGATCGACACTTCGGCATCGGGGGGGACGGCTTGATTATCGTTGCGCCTCCATCACCCGGAAGCAATGCGGATGTACGCATGCGCATGTTCAATGCTGACGGGTCCGAATCGGAAATGTGCGGTAATGGCGTCCGGTGTGTCTGCAAACTAGCCCATGATCGAACTATTACCCGCGCTAATCCCATGAAAGTCGAAACCGGTCGCGGGGTACTGACGCTCCGCTACCAGACCGATACTCATGGGAAGGTATCGCAGATCACCGTGGATATGGGTGAGCCGATCCTGGAAGCAGGTCGAATCCCTGTCAGCATTCCTGGCATCAAGGACGGTGATCGCGTTATCAATATTCCGATTGATCCCGCATCGTTATTACTCCCCGGCGTGCCTCGTGGCTGGGCTGCGGCCTGTGGACTGGAAGCAAACCTAACCGCTGTCTCCATGGGAAACCCGCACATCACGATTTACGTTAAAGATGTAAACCATGTGCCGCTGGAGACGATCGGCCCAATCCTGGAAAAACACTCCTGGTTCCCCCGCCGTATCAACGTCCACTTCGTGCAGGTGCATTCATCCAGCGAAGTGACGATGCGCACCTGGGAGCGCGGCAGCGGTATCACGCTTGCCTGCGGAACCGGAGCCTCGTCAGTCTGTGTCGCTGGTGTGCTCACCCGTAAAACCGGGCGAACGATCCTCGCACACTTGCCCGGCGGGGATCTCACACTCGAATGGAAGGAATCCGACAACCACGTCCTGATGACAGGTCCGGCGACAGAAGTCTTTACCGGAGAGATTCCTCTCTAA
- the accC gene encoding acetyl-CoA carboxylase biotin carboxylase subunit produces MFSRILIANRGEIAVRIIRAARELGIETVAVYSTADKDSKHVAIADHAICIGNPPSSESYLNIPRIISAAEVANVDAIHPGYGFLAENSHFADVCRSCKIEFIGPSVESMAMLGGKVSCKQIAIKNKVPVAPGSKGKIENEEDAIKIARDIGYPVIVKASAGGGGRGMRVAHNDIALRSGLKSAMAEAQGAFGDATVYIEKFIEKARHVEVQVLGDQHGNLVHLFERDCTMQRRHQKLIEEAPCPILKEKEREAVCNAAVRLCKAAKYYSAGTVEFLMDAHSRQFYLMEVNTRVQVEHPVTELITGIDIVKTQIRVAAGEKLGFSQKDITRNGHAIEVRINAEDPARNFAPSPGLIAQFDPPGGLGVRMDTHCYSGYRVPPNYDSMIAKLIVYKKTRSEAIATLKRALAEFRVDPIKTTIPLHAQLMNNGNFIKSDVDIHFVERLLEQKQPSPKE; encoded by the coding sequence ATGTTTTCTCGAATCCTCATTGCCAACCGTGGAGAAATCGCCGTGCGGATCATCCGTGCGGCTCGTGAACTGGGTATTGAGACCGTAGCGGTCTATTCCACAGCCGACAAAGACTCCAAGCACGTCGCAATCGCCGATCACGCGATCTGCATCGGTAATCCGCCATCGAGTGAAAGCTATCTCAACATTCCGCGGATCATCAGTGCTGCGGAGGTCGCCAATGTTGACGCCATCCATCCCGGCTATGGCTTCCTTGCGGAAAATTCACACTTCGCGGATGTCTGCCGATCCTGCAAGATCGAGTTCATCGGCCCCAGCGTCGAATCCATGGCGATGCTTGGTGGCAAAGTCTCCTGTAAACAGATCGCCATTAAAAATAAGGTACCTGTTGCACCGGGAAGCAAGGGCAAGATCGAAAACGAAGAGGATGCGATCAAGATCGCACGAGATATCGGCTACCCCGTGATCGTCAAGGCATCTGCGGGTGGCGGTGGTCGCGGCATGCGCGTCGCGCACAATGACATCGCGCTGAGATCCGGCCTGAAAAGCGCGATGGCAGAGGCTCAGGGCGCGTTTGGTGACGCGACGGTGTACATCGAAAAGTTCATCGAAAAAGCCCGCCATGTCGAAGTGCAGGTCCTCGGCGATCAGCACGGAAATCTGGTTCATCTCTTTGAGCGTGACTGCACGATGCAGCGCCGCCACCAGAAACTCATTGAGGAAGCTCCTTGCCCGATTCTGAAGGAAAAAGAACGCGAAGCCGTGTGCAATGCTGCTGTGCGGCTATGTAAAGCTGCGAAGTATTACTCCGCGGGAACGGTTGAGTTCCTGATGGACGCCCACTCACGGCAGTTTTATCTCATGGAGGTCAACACCCGTGTTCAGGTGGAGCATCCGGTCACCGAGTTGATCACCGGTATTGATATCGTCAAGACTCAGATTCGCGTGGCGGCAGGAGAAAAGCTGGGTTTTTCTCAAAAGGACATCACCCGCAATGGTCACGCAATCGAGGTGCGGATCAATGCGGAGGATCCAGCTCGCAACTTTGCTCCTTCGCCGGGTCTGATTGCGCAATTTGATCCTCCCGGCGGGTTGGGCGTGCGCATGGATACCCACTGTTACAGCGGCTACCGTGTGCCGCCGAATTATGATTCGATGATCGCCAAGCTGATTGTGTACAAAAAGACACGCAGTGAGGCGATTGCAACGCTCAAACGGGCACTGGCGGAATTCCGGGTCGATCCAATCAAGACGACAATTCCTCTGCACGCTCAACTGATGAACAACGGCAACTTCATCAAGAGTGATGTGGACATTCACTTCGTTGAGCGGTTGCTTGAGCAGAAGCAGCCATCACCTAAGGAGTAG
- the accB gene encoding acetyl-CoA carboxylase biotin carboxyl carrier protein — protein MTDLKTLKELIKLMAANDLTELDLQDPKGERVTLKRGSGSGPIQYVNVPAPAVVAPPASTSVAASGGSGTSDASDAGLTPIPSPMVGTFYAASAPDAKPFASAGDRITPDKVVCIIEAMKVFNEIKAEISGTIVKVMVSNGEAVEFGQTLFLVKPN, from the coding sequence ATGACCGACCTGAAAACGCTCAAAGAGCTTATCAAGCTCATGGCTGCAAACGACCTGACGGAACTCGACCTCCAGGATCCCAAAGGAGAGCGGGTCACACTAAAGCGAGGCAGTGGTTCGGGACCGATTCAGTACGTGAATGTTCCTGCTCCGGCAGTTGTCGCGCCGCCGGCGTCAACGTCCGTTGCCGCTTCCGGAGGTTCAGGAACGAGTGACGCCAGTGACGCTGGCCTGACACCGATTCCCAGTCCGATGGTAGGTACGTTCTATGCTGCATCCGCACCGGATGCGAAGCCATTCGCCTCGGCTGGTGACCGTATTACTCCCGACAAAGTCGTGTGCATTATTGAAGCGATGAAGGTATTCAACGAGATTAAAGCTGAGATCAGCGGCACCATCGTCAAAGTGATGGTATCAAACGGTGAAGCTGTCGAGTTTGGCCAAACGCTATTCCTGGTAAAACCTAACTGA
- a CDS encoding aminopeptidase P family protein, protein MKSRRQKSSRSAPAHLVSRVAALQSRIRKHHADALLITNPKDIRYLTGFVGDDSWAVVPAKGAGVRVISDFRFEEQIQREAPHVSVTMRAGPISDATAKLCADLGFKHLAVQNDYLTLAQFHQLGKKLGRKKLDPMDDGLLKQRAIKDKKEIKAIREALVIQQDAFKATLKLLTGSKPVTESYVAAHLEMTMRVAGADGPSFPTIIAADANASLPHAIPGQSKIKKGGIVLVDWGARSGGYCSDLTRVVAIGKMPAKIREIYKITLDAQMAAIDAIRPGRTFKEIDAIARDLITSAGYGSRFGHSLGHGIGLDIHEQPTLSSRSEGVLEPGHIVTVEPGIYLPGVGGVRIEDDVLVTATGHEVLSNLPKDLESAII, encoded by the coding sequence ATGAAGTCAAGACGCCAAAAATCTTCTCGATCTGCGCCAGCGCACCTCGTATCGCGCGTGGCTGCGCTCCAAAGTCGCATCAGGAAACATCATGCTGACGCTTTGCTGATCACAAACCCAAAGGACATTCGCTACCTCACGGGCTTCGTGGGTGACGATAGCTGGGCTGTTGTACCTGCGAAGGGGGCAGGCGTACGAGTCATCAGTGATTTCCGCTTTGAGGAGCAGATTCAACGTGAAGCCCCGCATGTCAGCGTAACGATGCGAGCAGGGCCTATCAGTGATGCAACGGCAAAACTCTGCGCTGATCTGGGGTTCAAGCATCTTGCGGTACAGAACGATTACTTGACGCTTGCCCAATTCCACCAGCTCGGAAAAAAACTCGGTAGAAAAAAACTCGACCCGATGGATGACGGCCTGCTGAAGCAGCGTGCCATCAAAGATAAAAAGGAAATCAAGGCGATCCGTGAGGCTCTGGTCATTCAGCAGGATGCGTTTAAGGCGACACTCAAACTGCTCACGGGATCGAAGCCGGTGACGGAATCCTACGTTGCTGCCCATCTTGAAATGACTATGCGGGTTGCTGGAGCGGATGGGCCGAGCTTTCCGACGATCATTGCCGCCGACGCCAATGCAAGTCTGCCTCATGCCATCCCCGGCCAGTCGAAAATTAAAAAGGGAGGCATTGTGCTCGTGGACTGGGGAGCGCGGTCGGGTGGTTATTGCTCTGATCTGACCCGTGTCGTGGCGATCGGCAAAATGCCTGCCAAGATCAGGGAGATCTACAAGATCACGCTAGACGCCCAGATGGCTGCCATCGACGCGATCAGGCCGGGCAGGACGTTTAAGGAAATCGACGCCATCGCCCGTGATCTCATCACTAGTGCTGGGTATGGCAGCCGCTTTGGCCACTCGCTTGGACACGGTATCGGTCTGGATATTCACGAACAACCGACCTTATCGTCACGCTCCGAGGGTGTTTTGGAGCCGGGGCACATCGTTACGGTTGAGCCTGGTATTTATCTTCCGGGAGTCGGCGGGGTGCGCATTGAAGACGATGTACTGGTGACCGCAACGGGTCACGAAGTACTCAGCAATTTGCCGAAAGACCTTGAATCAGCAATCATTTAA
- a CDS encoding 3-ketoacyl-ACP reductase gives MPTRKPTAIVTGASRGIGRAIAVGLGTAGYRVAINYNSNADAARECAELVKKSGGEAIVIQADIAKPDDHRRLVETTVEKFGDIDLLVNNAGIAPKVRADLLEMHDTKSFDELIHTNLRGPYLLTVLVANRMVAQVKKAVSAETPKPKIVNITSISAYTASVNRGDYCISKAGLAMMTQLFAARLAEFGINVYEIRPGVIATDMTGPVKAKYDKLILEDSPGLLPIRRWGQPDDVARAVVAIAQNYLPYSTGEVINVDGGFHLRLL, from the coding sequence ATGCCAACACGCAAGCCCACCGCCATTGTCACCGGTGCATCACGCGGAATCGGTCGCGCGATTGCAGTGGGGCTTGGTACGGCTGGGTATCGCGTAGCGATCAACTACAACTCTAACGCCGATGCAGCGCGAGAATGCGCGGAGTTAGTGAAAAAAAGCGGCGGAGAAGCGATTGTCATTCAGGCCGATATCGCCAAACCTGATGATCATCGTCGGCTGGTCGAAACGACCGTCGAGAAGTTTGGTGACATCGACTTGCTCGTTAATAACGCCGGGATCGCCCCGAAGGTACGTGCTGATCTGCTTGAGATGCACGATACGAAAAGTTTCGATGAACTGATCCACACCAATCTGCGCGGGCCGTACCTTCTCACTGTGTTGGTTGCAAATCGGATGGTGGCGCAGGTCAAGAAGGCTGTGAGTGCGGAAACGCCGAAGCCGAAGATCGTCAACATCACCTCGATCAGCGCGTACACCGCCAGCGTGAATCGCGGCGACTACTGCATCTCGAAGGCCGGCCTTGCGATGATGACGCAGCTTTTCGCCGCACGGCTCGCCGAATTTGGCATCAATGTTTACGAAATCCGCCCCGGCGTTATCGCCACCGACATGACAGGCCCGGTGAAGGCGAAATACGACAAGCTCATCCTCGAAGACTCTCCCGGACTGCTGCCAATCCGCCGCTGGGGCCAGCCGGACGACGTCGCCCGTGCGGTTGTCGCCATTGCGCAAAATTATTTGCCCTATTCCACCGGCGAAGTCATCAATGTGGACGGCGGATTTCATCTACGGCTGCTGTGA